One region of Eleutherodactylus coqui strain aEleCoq1 chromosome 5, aEleCoq1.hap1, whole genome shotgun sequence genomic DNA includes:
- the ANKRA2 gene encoding ankyrin repeat family A protein 2 isoform X1 translates to MSSLNNLEGSAELSSEDCVSFCLSSMPDIKVEHVMESNPEEGTAQNVAMGMKFILPNRFDMNVCSRFVKSLNEEESKNIQDQVNSDLEVASVLFKAECNIHTSPSPGIQVRHVYTPSTTKHFSPIKQSTTLTNKHRGNEVSTTPLLVNSLSVHQLAAQGEMVYLASRLEQENVINLTDEEGFTPLMWAAAHGQIAVVEFLLQNGADPQVLGKGRESALSLACSKGYTDIVKMLVECGVDVNEYDWNGGTPLLYAVHGNHVKCVKILLENGADPTIETDSGYNSMDLSVALGHRSASHRESSFAASSKYQRIMDTFYKQIEDVDSLYPAAKLSLFLLHHWIYNVLTLFLSCFSH, encoded by the exons ATGTCCTCCTTGAACAATCTGGAGGGCTCAGCTGAGCTCTCGAGTGAAGATTGTGTCAGCTTCTGTCTGTCCAGCATGCCTGACATCAAAGTGGAGCATGTGATGGAGTCCAACCCAGAAGAAGGAACGGCTCAGAACGTAGCCATGGGAATGAAATTCATTTTACCAAATAGATTTGACATGAATGTCTGTTCTCGCTTTGTCAAGTCGTTGAATGAAGAAGAAAGTAAAAATATCCAGGATCAAGTAAACTCTGACCTGGAAGTCGCCTCCGTCCTATTTAAAG CCGAATGCAACATCCACACCTCACCGTCCCCCGGCATACAAGTCAGACATGTGTACACCCCGTCAACCACCAAACATTTTTCTCCAATCAAGCAGTCCACCACActgacaaacaaacacagaggcaaCGAGGTGTCAACTACACCCCTGCTGGTCAATT CCCTGTCAGTCCACCAACTGGCGGCTCAAGGGGAGATGGTGTATCTGGCAAGTCGTCTTGAACAAG AAAACGTGATTAACCTCACAGATGAAGAAGGGTTCACACCACTCATGTGGGCCGCAGCTCACGGGCAGATCGCCGTGGTGGAATTTCTACTTCAGAAT GGTGCAGATCCTCAAGTCCTCGGGAAAGGTCGCGAAAGTGCTCTGTCATTGGCTTGTAGTAAAGGATACACGGATATCGTGAAAATGCTGGTGGAGTGTGGGGTGGATGTCAATGAGTATGACTGG AACGGTGGGACGCCCTTGTTATATGCTGTCCATGGTAATCacgtgaaatgtgtgaaaattctTTTAG AAAACGGTGCAGATCCGACCATTGAAACAGACTCTGGATATAACTCCATGGACTTGTCTGTAGCTCTGGGCCACAGGAGCG CAAGTCATCGAGAATCATCTTTTGCAGCTTCTTCAAAGTATCAAAGAATAATGGACACTTTTTATAAACAAATAGAAGATGTGGATAGTTTGTATCCTGCAGCCAAGTTGTCATTATTCCTTTTACACCATTGGATATATAATGTTTTAACACTATTTTTATCATGTTTTTCCCACTGA
- the ANKRA2 gene encoding ankyrin repeat family A protein 2 isoform X2 translates to MSSLNNLEGSAELSSEDCVSFCLSSMPDIKVEHVMESNPEEGTAQNVAMGMKFILPNRFDMNVCSRFVKSLNEEESKNIQDQVNSDLEVASVLFKAECNIHTSPSPGIQVRHVYTPSTTKHFSPIKQSTTLTNKHRGNEVSTTPLLVNSLSVHQLAAQGEMVYLASRLEQENVINLTDEEGFTPLMWAAAHGQIAVVEFLLQNGADPQVLGKGRESALSLACSKGYTDIVKMLVECGVDVNEYDWNGGTPLLYAVHGNHVKCVKILLENGADPTIETDSGYNSMDLSVALGHRSVQQVIENHLLQLLQSIKE, encoded by the exons ATGTCCTCCTTGAACAATCTGGAGGGCTCAGCTGAGCTCTCGAGTGAAGATTGTGTCAGCTTCTGTCTGTCCAGCATGCCTGACATCAAAGTGGAGCATGTGATGGAGTCCAACCCAGAAGAAGGAACGGCTCAGAACGTAGCCATGGGAATGAAATTCATTTTACCAAATAGATTTGACATGAATGTCTGTTCTCGCTTTGTCAAGTCGTTGAATGAAGAAGAAAGTAAAAATATCCAGGATCAAGTAAACTCTGACCTGGAAGTCGCCTCCGTCCTATTTAAAG CCGAATGCAACATCCACACCTCACCGTCCCCCGGCATACAAGTCAGACATGTGTACACCCCGTCAACCACCAAACATTTTTCTCCAATCAAGCAGTCCACCACActgacaaacaaacacagaggcaaCGAGGTGTCAACTACACCCCTGCTGGTCAATT CCCTGTCAGTCCACCAACTGGCGGCTCAAGGGGAGATGGTGTATCTGGCAAGTCGTCTTGAACAAG AAAACGTGATTAACCTCACAGATGAAGAAGGGTTCACACCACTCATGTGGGCCGCAGCTCACGGGCAGATCGCCGTGGTGGAATTTCTACTTCAGAAT GGTGCAGATCCTCAAGTCCTCGGGAAAGGTCGCGAAAGTGCTCTGTCATTGGCTTGTAGTAAAGGATACACGGATATCGTGAAAATGCTGGTGGAGTGTGGGGTGGATGTCAATGAGTATGACTGG AACGGTGGGACGCCCTTGTTATATGCTGTCCATGGTAATCacgtgaaatgtgtgaaaattctTTTAG AAAACGGTGCAGATCCGACCATTGAAACAGACTCTGGATATAACTCCATGGACTTGTCTGTAGCTCTGGGCCACAGGAGCG TTCAGCAAGTCATCGAGAATCATCTTTTGCAGCTTCTTCAAAGTATCAAAGAATAA